From Mugil cephalus isolate CIBA_MC_2020 chromosome 4, CIBA_Mcephalus_1.1, whole genome shotgun sequence:
gTGAAGATGATGCAGAGAGatacagtttttttcccctcctggaACCTATTTCCTTCCAaggataaattatttatagaTGTTTTTGAATATTTCAGAGACAGGCACCATTTCAAGACCGAAATGCTCCATCAAAACTCAGCTGGTGTCATTTCATATGAGATAATTGAGCGTTCGTTTGGCACAACAATGTCATCTGAAAAGCGTCTCATACATTTGTGCTTAGACTGCAGTGGTTTTCTGTGATATTCTAGACAGGATGCTGTCTGTGTCACTTTAGTGTCTGCTGCAATGCCATATGCATGCATGGCTTCACAGAAAAAGGTAGTTCCATTCATATCAGCAGATATTGTCCACTGCAGCAGATCAGTGTCCTAATTTACgagcctctgttttttttttcctcggttTTCCTGCATTGAAGCAATTTATTTGCAAGACAGACTGCTTATTTGCATATTAATTTTATGAGTGCATTAAGAGTGTCAGCCTGAAGTTTCCATGTACTGATTCATGTTAGTACTCACTGTTTTGTGTTGACAGCATAACGTTACATACATCACACCTAATTACCTTTTTGGAAGATGGCTTCGTTTTCCTTTACTTTGAGTTGATTGATCTTCTTGCTGCAGTAAATGCCTGAGATCTCTGAACGTATCACAAGTTGTGTTGAATGCTGAATCATGTCTCAGGTTTACCTGACCttgctgtgtctgtctttgcTTTATCTGTTCTACATGCAGTCAGATCCTAGGTGACATCCTGTGGCCGTCAGGTCTTTACAGTGTTGAGCCCCCTCCCTGTCCTGGCCCCCCGCCTGCAGTTCTCCAGGCTGCAGGACCCAGACTCACTGAAAAGTGCAGGCCTCCTCCCCCTGCAGAATGACTGTTGCCACTGGCGACCCCTCTGACGAGGCGGCGGCACACCCGGGGCACCCGCAGGACTACGATCCAGAGGCCGACCATGAGTGCTGCGAGAGGGTGGTCATCAACATCTCAGGGCTGCGCTTTGAGACGCAACTCAAAACCCTCTCCCAGTTCCCAGAGACTCTGCTGGGGGACCCCAAAAAGAGGATGCGGTACTTCGACCCCCTGAGGAATGAGTACTTTTTCGACAGGAACAGACCCAGCTTCGATGCCATATTGTATTATTATCAATCAGGAGGCCGGCTAAGACGGCCAGTGAATGTCACCCTAGATATTTTCTCAGAGGAGATTCGCTTCTATGAGTTGGGAGAGGAGGCCATCGAGATGTTCAGAGAAGATGAGGGTTTCAtcaaggaggaggagcggcCTCTTCCCGACAACGAGTTTCAGAGACAGGTGTGGCTACTCTTCGAGTACCCAGAGAGCTCAGGTCCTGCTAGGATTATTGCCATAATCTCTGTCATGGTCATCCTGATATCTATAGTCAGCTTCTGCTTGGAGACGCTCCCAATTTTCCGCAACGATGAGGACGAAATGCACAAAGCTCACGCGGAAGTCTTTTCACCCGAGACAAACACCACCATCATCAGCTACACATCCACCTACTTCACTGACCCCTTCTTCATCCTGGAGACTCTTTGCATCATATGGTTCTCCTTTGAGTTTCTGGTGCGCTTCTTCGCCTGCCCCAGCAAAGCGGGCTTTTTTGGTAATATAATGAACATCATTGATATTGTTGCCATCATCCCTTACTTCATCACTCTCGGCACAGAGCTAGCAGACAGGCCAGAGGATGGTCAAGCAGGTCAGCAAGCCATGTCCTTAGCCATTCTCAGGGTCATCCGGTTAGTGCGAGTCTTCAGAATCTTCAAGCTCTCTCGTCACTCCAAGGGGCTTCAGATTTTGGGCCAGACCCTGAAAGCCAGCATGAGAGAGCTCGGcctcctcattttcttcctcttcatagGGGTCATCCTGTTCTCCAGCGCCGTCTACTTCGCTGAAGCAGATGAGCCAGAGTCGCAGTTTGAAAGCATCCCGGACGCGTTTTGGTGGGCTGTGGTGTCCATGACAACGGTCGGCTACGGCGACATGGTCCCAACTACGATTGGTGGCAAGATTGTGGGCTCCCTTTGTGCCATTGCAGGTGTGCTGACCATCGCCTTGCCCGTGCCTGTCATTGTGTCCAACTTTAACTACTTCTACCACCGTGAGACCGAAGGTGAAGAGCAGGCACAGTATCTGCAGGTGAATGTGCCCAAAGCAGACTCAgctgaggagctgaagaagagcCGGAGTGGCTCCACCATCAGTAAATCTGACTATATGGAGATCCAGGAGGCTGTGAACAACAGCAACGAGGACTTTCAGGAGGAGAACCTTAAGACGGCCAACTGCACGCTGGCCAACACAAACTATGTAAACATCACCAAAATGCTCACAGACGTGTAGTCATCGGATGTTTTCCTCCCCGCCGCAGCGGGAATCGTGACGCTGAGCAACCGGGTGGGACAGGCGTAGACCCTCCCACCTCACATGTGCTGGAAAAATCAAGGCAATAGAATTCAGGATGTAGATGTTGACTGACTGAAAAATATTGCAAATAACCATTCACACTCCTCCTGCGCTCATCTCGTCTTCACTCTTCACAACTTGCCCTTAAAACTCCTCATGAATGTCAGagtgaaatttcaaaattttgCATTACTGCATGGAGGTGGCTACGTCTGTgtggcttttttaaaaaaaaaaaaaagaaaagaaaaaatactacGTTAATTTCCATATCACAGCGGTAGCCAACAATagtgcacaaaaagaaaagaaaacacagtgaggggaaaaaattgctttaaaaaagaagaatacGCGTAACATAAACCCTGCTTTAGAGCCCTTCGTCCCTCATTTCCCAAGGCACACTGCTCTGCCATGCGCTTTGTGAAGAGCCCTACTTGCGCGCTACATATGCTGCTTCCTGGAGCCAATGAAACAAAACTGTCTTATGCTTCACCgtttagaaatgaaaaaaaaaggatgcgtAAGCATAAAAGCAAGCCTACTCCGGCGTTGACACGGCCCGCGGGTGACTTGTGACGAGGTTGGTGGTAAAGTACACCACTTTATTTCAAGGATGAATGACAGCCATCGGCCCTAAGCTTATGGTTTGACACCTTTTTTCCCAGTAGACATCAGTATCTGATGAATGACTGAGAATGGCCTTGAATTTTCACTGCTTTGGTcttacatgtactgtatgtattgcAATGCAAGCTTCCCCCCTCCATTCACCCAAACTGGTCTTACTGCAGAGCTTTGAGGACAACTTGaatgtttcttcttgttttgtttgtttttcacacttGCAGAACTTATTCATATAGATAGGTTAACTGTGACTTAACTGATAGCCAATAGATAAGTAGGTGCTGTTAGTAATAAACAGAGTAGATAATTGcatgacatttttaacagaatGAGAATTTCCACTTGTTTCTCGACTGCCACTTGCTTCATCGCACCACTGTATATTTGTCTGTACACTGCCTTTCGGTACAAATCCACACTTTTAACAGGATGCCTGCAGGTAGCTGTTACAAGAAGCTGTATGTTAGAAGATTTCTTAAGGAATAGCGCTCATAAGGCCAAATCCTACAGTTAACTGGATGCGGTATCCTTGTCAATATTAACATTCCACATAGACGTCATTGCCGTTTAATGTTTGCCAGGTCGCTGTAAACTCAGCTGTGAATTCTGGGCGTAAAACTCGCACTCTAGTTTTGGACATGAATCCCAGCCGCCGGTGTGATAGACTTGCGGCTCCGTCTCTTTCACAGGTTTGTCACACGATCACGTCCTCATGATCAAAATAGTAAGTTTTAAGGACTCGTgtatagaaaaaacaaaaaacaaaacaaaaaaaaaacgcttcccCCCCTTTACTGCCTTTTATCTGGGTTTACGCTACTCTCCTAGTGTTGCATGACCTCAAAAACATTCCTAGCATGcattaaagtgaaaagaagaaccttttaagatgaaaaagcataataattacaatagacatatttatttcttctataTAAAATTATATGTATACCAACagaacacatatacagtacacatatACCTTTATCAGAGGATTTaagaaaaaatctaaaatagCAATGTTTAAGAGAAAGCAAGAGCCTTTCCACAAATGTGCAGATCATTgccatgtttttacttttaataataatattaattgttCTGAGCACTGTTGTTGTCCTGTTTCAGAGCCTATTCAGAGAGCCAAAGACACACTTCGCGCTAGACGTTACAAAAGCATTCTCTTTACTTCCTGGTGAGTTTTCAGAAAACCTGACGCGCATCCCGGATTTTAGACACGACTACGTTTGTTGCTCTTCATTTCAAACTGCCTTCTGTGAAGTAGTTGTTGAAGGGGCAGGGTGTTGTTCGCAACTGTAAAATCCAACCAGAGTCAGTAAGGAATTGGCGTTAAATTGGCTGGACTTTTAAGAAGTCTCCGGTGTCGATCGGTTAATCAaaagttggcaaaaaaaaatgtgaattaggTTCTGATTCTAGGATTGTGTCCAGCTTATATTGTCCACTGTTTGCTCAGCACTGCCAAGGTAACAGTCGAAGGCAGTTACATCAATATGGGAAGTGATAATTAGAAGCAGTGTAGCAGATATTGTCTAACCTAGGGGTCTCTGGGGGTCTTTTGCCTTTCTGCATCTTTCAACAGATGTCTTATGTAATTATAAAGGCGATGGGTTAGGAGAGGGTCTGTAGCAAGAACTGTCTCGATGAATTCTGTCATGCCAGGATGTACATCTTAAGTCTTAGAGTTGCATTCTGCTCACTACAGCCTCAGCCTGCAGTAGCAAAATGTTTTAACGCCATCGCTGCCAATATGTCCTCAGGATGCCTCGTCCAACTGCCTGACATGAGGCTTCTGAAGTCGTCTCTCTGTCCAAAGTCGTGTTCGCTTTCATGTATCTTGAAAAGATTTTTAGAGAATTTTAGTAAGCGAGCTGGAGCAGGTATATTTGTTTCTATCCCAAGAGTAGCTTGAAGATGGATTTAGATGTTAATATTGTCAGTAAGCTGACGTAGGGGCAGATTAAAAAGTTGTTTAGCAATATACACATAATCCTTTGGGGGAGGCGTCGATGTGGAGCACAtatatggaaaaacaaaagagcctTCATGGGCCTCCGCAGTCCAACCAAGGTCTTATCGATCATCAGGAGAGTATTGGTTTGGCTGTGCACAGCGAAgaattgtgtgtgcgtgtgtgtgtgtgtgtgtgtgtgtgagagagagagagagagagagaaaaccacTGAATGTCAGTGTCTTAGCCTCATTGTACAGCTGCATTTATGCAACAGCCATTTGCATAACTGTCtatgagaaagaagaaaaaaaaaacactcactgtCTGACCAAAAATATTCGTCTGTGCATGCAAATGCATTGCAAACCTTGTGGTCTTCATTCCACTTCTTTGGACAGAAATTAATGATAAATGTTGCGACGTTGACATTTATCGGTTTCGCTTGACATTGGCCATGTTACCGTACCTCAGCAAAATTCACTGTAGCGACTCATACACACGGAGTTCACATCGTTGTAGTTGAATATCTGCGATATTCTTCTGCGTAAAGCACAAAGACGAGTGGAATCACCCTCATCTGTATAGCCGCAGATGGAATCTGCGCAAAGTCAATTAAAAATGAGGTTGTGTTGCTTAACACGGAGCGACGCAAcctcaaaaaaaatgtcatctctCACCAGCAAATCCACTCCACGGGAACGGTGTCCAGTGGTGAATACACTGAGAAATCTATGCAGAGATTGATTTAAGCTGGTAGTTTTGGGTGAAAATGAAGGTTTAAGTGcggattttattcttttatcagGCACCAATTCCACGCTGATTCATAGAGCTGGCAGAGCGTTTCAAAGGAACCGTAAAACACGTTGCAAtattctgctgctgcacacGTTAGCTGAATGTGAATATGAGCTTTCTGAACTTTGGGTTAGTTTGAAGTGCGACGTCAGCTCTTTGCAGCAACGCTCCGATACGAAAACTCACATGGACGGGAAACTAGATGATTAATATGCaatctgtgtgcatgtgtgtgtttgcgttctTTCCATTCGATCCCAGAGCCCGATAGTGTGGCATCCACTGAAACAATATGTACAGCTGTTCACCTCACCCCCACACCCCCGCCCCCACCCTTCCCCCACCCCACCCGTATCATAGAGGCCTGAATACATCCATCAACGTTGGTGCAGTGGAtaaagcatttttctttctgtgaaatgaaatgtgagagaataatgtaaataataaccaatggatgatggagaaaaaaaacaaacatgtgctATATTCTGTATGTGAAGTCTGGATTTAAAACATAGTATTATCTGCactttacaacaaaaaaaggacaatcTATGGACGAGACAAACAtgtggaattaaaaatgcatataatCCTTCCAAATGATCATATCCCTGGAAAGTAATATCAATAATGAAGCCAATAATAACTCATCTGAAACTGTGTGGAGTGTTTATTTCGTGTCTTTACTGCGCTTCCTCTTAAAAACTTCTAAATGCTGTGATTTTTGTTGCATCCTTGGCCGAAGGTGATTTTCAAACGTTATGCTGCTCCTTTTTCTACCTCACATCAAAAATGTTTTGCGAGGTGTTCAGTCAGCAGATGAGGAGCTAATTTTAGCCGAAGCTGATACGAAATGCCATGAATCGATCAAAGGCCTCTTTGTTGTTATTCTTAGGACGGCCAGCGTCTTTGTAGCCTCAGGCAGTGCAGAGGACATTTTAAATTGCCTCCCGGTATCTTCAGCTTCTGCCTCCGTTTAAGTGCACGGTATATGCTCCCTGCAGTTTAAAAGGGAGAGCGGGGTGTTCTATTAATAGCCTTTTTGTTGCAGAAAaagataggaggaggaggaggaggaggaggaggaggaggaggagtgtgagctgggagtgaggagaggagaggaggaggaggaggaggaaggtggaaAAATTCTTGAATTATTCCTTCACAGTGAACTTTCTGTGGCATCCATGTGTAACAAGCCATGACTAgaagtgcacttttttttttgttttgtctgggaaaaaaaaatgctgctatATTTATTTCGAATGCACACAATCTTTTGCCGCGACTATGAGATGACGTTGTGCTGCTCGGGGTTTCATGTTATATTTTCCTGAGCTCCTTCCAATCACCTGACCCCTCCACACCTGAGAGCTCAGTTGTCGTCTGCCGCCTTGTCTTCTGCTATCTTTAGTCCGCCTGTGGTTTAACTACAGCACCGCATTGCGAGCGGGAGCACTTGGGGCCTCGGTGCTGTAGCCACAGCTCTGCTGTAGTCATTAGTCTTGCTTTGATCCAGCGATGCAGTGCAGCACTCTGCAGCTCGCTTCGCCGAAACCAGGGCAAACGGGGAGAGGCAGATTGGATCGAGCAACACAATCAAGGACCTAGGCAGCGGGAGCGCAGCCCGGcgccgttgttgttgttgttgttaggcGGGAGCGAGTGAGTCTGTGCCTGTATGTGTGCGTTGTTTGTCAGGGATGGTAGCATGCCCACAGGAGCGTGACTGAGTAGTCATACAGGCTTGCACTGTGCTTACCAGCTTGTAATTAGGAGACGAGCGTTGTGGGAATTGGAACTAATCCAGCAGGGCTGCCCTGGCTTTGAACCACACCCCGTTATTAGAAGGTGTTCAGCTTTACGCTCATTACCTCCTGTGATACCTGAGAAACACCGCAGTGAGCCCTGAAAAGGTTGACTAGTGAGCTTTAGTCGTCGGTATGTTTTATAGGCTTTTGGTTTGAAGTAAAAATGGAAGTGATGCTGGTAGATGATGATAAAGTGAAggatttactgccctctagagGCGTTGTTGTGGAAACTACACAAAAGACTTAAGTTTTTATTGAGTTTATATTGAGTTTTTATTGCAGATATATAGATGCATAACCAGGGTTACTGGTTGAAGTGCACCTTTCACCTCACAATAAGTTGTTAGTTCAGCAGTTTCTGATTTGTTGTCGGCCCACCCTTTAACatccaacaaaacaaatctaatGGGtgataaaagctttttttttattgtcatataATTCAGAGTAACTCATAGACACGTGAAATGTGACAAGAGATCCCAGCCAAGAGTGGGCGCTGCCTTTCTGTAGAAT
This genomic window contains:
- the LOC125007125 gene encoding potassium voltage-gated channel subfamily A member 2, which translates into the protein MTVATGDPSDEAAAHPGHPQDYDPEADHECCERVVINISGLRFETQLKTLSQFPETLLGDPKKRMRYFDPLRNEYFFDRNRPSFDAILYYYQSGGRLRRPVNVTLDIFSEEIRFYELGEEAIEMFREDEGFIKEEERPLPDNEFQRQVWLLFEYPESSGPARIIAIISVMVILISIVSFCLETLPIFRNDEDEMHKAHAEVFSPETNTTIISYTSTYFTDPFFILETLCIIWFSFEFLVRFFACPSKAGFFGNIMNIIDIVAIIPYFITLGTELADRPEDGQAGQQAMSLAILRVIRLVRVFRIFKLSRHSKGLQILGQTLKASMRELGLLIFFLFIGVILFSSAVYFAEADEPESQFESIPDAFWWAVVSMTTVGYGDMVPTTIGGKIVGSLCAIAGVLTIALPVPVIVSNFNYFYHRETEGEEQAQYLQVNVPKADSAEELKKSRSGSTISKSDYMEIQEAVNNSNEDFQEENLKTANCTLANTNYVNITKMLTDV